Proteins encoded by one window of Microbacterium sp. BK668:
- a CDS encoding extracellular solute-binding protein, translated as MPAAGNRPIRIGGLLLSLALVGGGLAGCSSDGRETVRFAFAKPEAIPYMRELVKTYNASQDEVNVILDTSGVDAFSAGFVRGDPPDIGLNNYNQETARFIQRCAMSDISDTQAAQSVREDLKPFMDQFGVCPGRTSAIPYSIMGAAVIYNVQIFEDNDLEVPTTWDELIEVCETLEAAGVTPFYATFADNWTIGQGWYDYSVGGMIDTLAFFEDLAEEGVNVGPDSPVSFQKDQAEPVDKMLELAQYVNSDAPSRTYGDGNTAMAKGEGAMYMQGPWAFGEIAKAAPDLELGMFPLPVTNDPDDLKARINMDLAAWIPEASEHKEAAREFLEYLYQPEIIQSYNESQLGFLPTKNAPPVTDPRIIGLQEYIDAGEMYQGSTQLVPRAIPIMNYTQAIMLGSDPQRILSNIDADYARLAYRQQ; from the coding sequence GTGCCTGCAGCTGGAAATCGACCGATTCGAATAGGAGGGCTTCTCCTCTCGCTCGCCCTCGTCGGCGGCGGCCTCGCGGGCTGCAGCTCGGACGGCCGGGAGACCGTCCGGTTCGCGTTCGCGAAACCCGAGGCCATCCCGTACATGCGGGAGCTGGTGAAGACCTACAACGCGTCTCAGGACGAAGTGAACGTCATCCTCGACACGTCCGGAGTGGACGCCTTCTCGGCCGGTTTCGTGCGGGGAGACCCGCCGGACATCGGGCTGAACAACTACAACCAGGAGACGGCGCGCTTCATCCAGCGCTGCGCGATGTCGGACATCTCCGACACGCAGGCGGCTCAGAGCGTGCGCGAGGATCTGAAGCCCTTCATGGACCAGTTCGGCGTGTGTCCGGGCCGCACGAGCGCGATCCCGTACTCGATCATGGGCGCGGCGGTCATCTACAACGTGCAGATCTTCGAGGACAACGACCTGGAAGTGCCGACGACGTGGGACGAGCTGATCGAGGTCTGCGAGACGCTCGAGGCAGCGGGGGTCACCCCGTTCTACGCGACCTTCGCCGACAACTGGACCATCGGGCAGGGATGGTACGACTACAGCGTCGGCGGCATGATCGACACGCTCGCCTTCTTCGAGGACCTCGCGGAAGAGGGTGTGAACGTCGGCCCCGACTCCCCCGTCTCGTTCCAGAAGGATCAGGCCGAGCCCGTCGACAAGATGCTCGAACTGGCGCAGTACGTCAACAGCGACGCTCCCAGCCGCACCTACGGGGACGGCAACACGGCGATGGCCAAGGGCGAGGGCGCGATGTACATGCAGGGCCCGTGGGCGTTCGGCGAGATCGCCAAGGCGGCCCCCGACCTCGAGCTCGGGATGTTCCCCCTGCCGGTGACGAACGACCCGGACGACCTCAAGGCGCGCATCAACATGGACCTCGCCGCGTGGATCCCCGAGGCCTCCGAGCACAAGGAAGCCGCACGGGAGTTCCTCGAGTACCTCTACCAGCCGGAGATCATCCAGTCGTACAACGAATCGCAGCTGGGCTTCCTGCCCACGAAGAACGCGCCGCCGGTGACGGACCCGCGCATCATCGGCCTCCAGGAGTACATCGACGCCGGCGAGATGTACCAGGGTTCGACGCAGCTCGTGCCCCGAGCCATCCCGATCATGAACTACACGCAGGCCATCATGCTAGGCAGCGATCCGCAGCGGATCCTCAGCAACATCGACGCCGACTACGCGCGGCTCGCTTACCGACAGCAGTGA
- a CDS encoding ROK family protein → MLSFLWDAGPFTATDAMAVGYTRSTTIDLIDELIDRGLVRELPNARTAGEYRKGRPARRFQLDAGFRAVIGVDAGRAHVTATVADLVGGVLASHHATLRPADDRAESRLAAVQRAVDDVLAEAGIAMDQVVALCIGVPAPVDVDGVSPAGRDGFWARMNPGLRDAFPAVPAVEVMNDASLAAVAEGAVGAGRGHANYVALLAGERMGAGVVIDGRVLRGAHGGTGEMAGFDYVEAVGGAWGLGYRLAEHAKADVRHGKVSAQSPLSRLRTDEITGRTVLELARDGDPDASRIVERIGGMLATIAAVINSFFDPSRIIVSGAISEGAQQLIEVATRQLPERVDLPAPVIVGSSLGADVVSTGAIFQAIQAAREVVLRLPAPARGDARALRPGGDEASGR, encoded by the coding sequence GTGCTGTCCTTCCTGTGGGATGCCGGGCCCTTCACGGCGACCGACGCCATGGCGGTGGGCTACACCCGCTCCACGACGATCGATCTCATCGACGAGCTCATCGACCGGGGACTCGTCCGAGAGCTCCCGAACGCGCGCACTGCGGGCGAGTACCGCAAGGGGCGCCCGGCTCGACGCTTCCAGCTCGATGCCGGGTTCCGTGCGGTGATCGGCGTGGACGCCGGTCGCGCGCACGTGACGGCCACCGTCGCCGATCTGGTGGGCGGCGTCCTCGCCAGCCACCACGCGACTCTCCGGCCGGCGGACGACCGGGCGGAATCGAGGCTCGCGGCGGTGCAGCGCGCGGTCGACGATGTGCTGGCCGAAGCGGGCATCGCGATGGATCAGGTGGTCGCTCTCTGCATCGGAGTGCCTGCACCGGTCGACGTCGACGGCGTCTCGCCCGCGGGCCGGGACGGTTTCTGGGCGCGTATGAATCCCGGGCTGCGTGACGCGTTTCCCGCCGTGCCGGCGGTGGAGGTGATGAACGATGCATCGCTGGCGGCGGTCGCGGAGGGCGCTGTGGGCGCGGGTCGCGGCCACGCGAACTACGTCGCGCTCCTCGCGGGCGAGCGGATGGGCGCCGGCGTCGTCATCGACGGTCGCGTGCTGCGCGGTGCGCACGGTGGAACCGGAGAGATGGCCGGGTTCGACTACGTCGAAGCCGTCGGCGGAGCGTGGGGCCTCGGCTACCGCCTCGCCGAGCACGCGAAGGCTGACGTCCGCCACGGGAAGGTCTCCGCACAGTCTCCTCTGTCGCGCCTCCGCACGGACGAAATCACCGGCCGGACGGTCCTCGAGCTCGCACGCGACGGGGATCCGGATGCCTCGCGTATCGTGGAGCGGATCGGCGGCATGCTCGCGACGATCGCCGCCGTGATCAACAGCTTCTTCGATCCGTCGCGCATCATCGTCTCCGGCGCGATCTCGGAAGGCGCCCAGCAGCTCATCGAGGTGGCGACGCGGCAGCTGCCCGAGCGGGTCGACCTTCCCGCGCCCGTGATCGTCGGGTCGAGCCTCGGTGCCGACGTCGTCTCCACCGGCGCGATCTTCCAGGCCATCCAGGCTGCGCGCGAGGTCGTGCTGCGCCTTCCCGCTCCTGCTCGCGGGGACGCCCGCGCCCTCCGTCCGGGCGGGGACGAGGCATCCGGCCGCTAA
- a CDS encoding DUF3817 domain-containing protein, with translation MPAAPKLASFPAIRGALRFYQICSVITGTMLLLLCAEMIAKYLLGYELFLGGSGGLLWFAPVVEGPEGLESTGDGFNLSLGILVAHGWFYVVYLFSCFRVWSLMRWHFTRFLLLAAGGVVPFLSFFLEARVGREVKSYLAEREAGETHVLAKHSTLTQAIPTERDQPLI, from the coding sequence ATGCCCGCCGCCCCGAAACTCGCCTCCTTCCCGGCGATCCGCGGTGCGCTGAGGTTCTACCAGATCTGCTCGGTCATCACCGGCACGATGCTGCTGCTCCTGTGCGCCGAGATGATCGCCAAGTACCTGCTCGGCTACGAGCTGTTCCTCGGTGGGTCGGGGGGCCTCCTGTGGTTCGCGCCGGTCGTAGAGGGTCCCGAGGGCCTCGAGTCGACCGGCGACGGCTTCAACCTCTCGCTCGGCATCCTCGTCGCGCACGGCTGGTTCTACGTCGTCTACCTCTTCTCGTGCTTCCGCGTGTGGAGCCTCATGCGGTGGCACTTCACGCGCTTCCTGCTGCTCGCGGCCGGGGGTGTCGTTCCGTTCCTGTCGTTCTTCCTCGAAGCGCGCGTGGGCCGCGAGGTCAAGAGCTACCTCGCCGAGCGCGAGGCGGGCGAGACGCACGTTCTCGCGAAGCACTCGACGCTGACGCAGGCGATTCCCACCGAGCGCGACCAGCCGCTCATCTGA
- the guaA gene encoding glutamine-hydrolyzing GMP synthase, translating into MTEQTETSQRPVLVVDFGAQYAQLIARRVREAGVYSEIVPHTASASDIAAKNPVGIILSGGPSSVYEEGAPSLDEGVFDLGVPTLGICYGFQVMAQALGGEVANTGLREYGATDASLSGDGGVLLGGQPAAQNVWMSHGDQVSRAPEGFDVLASTTATPVAAFGSDERRLYGVQWHPEVKHSDHGQRVIENFLHRAAGLPADWNSGNVIAEQVKRIREQVGDGRVLCALSGGVDSAVAAALVHKAVGDQLVCVFVDHGLLRKGEREQVENDYVVSTGVRLVTIDAREQFLTSLAGVSDPEQKRKIIGREFIRTFEAAERDLVAEAAADGQPIRFLVQGTLYPDVVESGGGTGTANIKSHHNVGGLPEDLQFELVEPLRTLFKDEVRAIGRELGLPEVIVSRQPFPGPGLGIRIVGEVTADRLAILQDADAIAREELTRAGLDGEIWQCPVVLLADVRSVGVQGDGRTYGHPIVLRPVSSEDAMTADWTRLPYDVLSRISNRITNEVRDVNRVVLDVTSKPPGTIEWE; encoded by the coding sequence TTGACCGAGCAGACCGAGACCTCCCAGCGCCCCGTCCTCGTCGTCGACTTCGGCGCCCAGTACGCACAGCTGATCGCCCGGCGCGTCCGCGAGGCCGGCGTCTACAGCGAGATCGTGCCGCACACCGCGTCGGCCTCCGACATCGCCGCCAAGAACCCGGTCGGCATCATCCTGTCGGGCGGACCGTCGTCGGTGTACGAAGAGGGCGCGCCCTCACTGGACGAGGGGGTGTTCGACCTCGGCGTGCCGACGCTCGGCATCTGTTACGGCTTCCAGGTCATGGCGCAGGCGCTCGGTGGCGAGGTCGCCAACACGGGGCTTCGCGAGTACGGGGCGACGGATGCCTCGCTGTCGGGCGACGGCGGCGTGCTCCTGGGCGGGCAGCCCGCGGCGCAGAACGTCTGGATGAGCCACGGCGACCAGGTATCGCGTGCCCCCGAGGGCTTCGACGTGCTCGCATCGACGACGGCGACGCCCGTCGCGGCGTTCGGGAGCGACGAGCGGCGCCTGTACGGCGTGCAGTGGCATCCCGAGGTCAAGCACTCCGACCACGGCCAGCGGGTGATCGAGAACTTCCTGCACCGAGCCGCCGGATTGCCCGCCGACTGGAACAGCGGCAACGTCATCGCCGAGCAGGTCAAGCGCATCCGCGAGCAGGTCGGTGACGGCCGCGTGCTGTGCGCCCTGTCCGGCGGCGTCGACTCGGCCGTCGCGGCGGCGCTCGTGCACAAGGCCGTCGGCGACCAGCTCGTCTGCGTGTTCGTCGACCACGGGCTCCTGCGCAAGGGCGAACGCGAGCAGGTCGAGAACGACTACGTCGTCTCCACCGGAGTCCGGCTCGTCACGATCGATGCCCGCGAGCAGTTCCTCACCTCGCTCGCCGGCGTGAGCGACCCCGAGCAGAAGCGCAAGATCATCGGGCGCGAGTTCATCCGCACGTTCGAGGCGGCCGAGCGGGACCTGGTCGCCGAGGCGGCGGCCGACGGCCAGCCGATCCGCTTCCTCGTGCAGGGGACGCTGTACCCCGACGTCGTCGAATCCGGCGGTGGCACCGGCACCGCGAACATCAAGTCCCACCACAACGTCGGGGGCCTGCCGGAAGACCTGCAGTTCGAGCTCGTCGAGCCGCTGCGGACGCTCTTCAAGGACGAGGTCCGCGCGATCGGCCGCGAGCTCGGCCTGCCGGAGGTCATCGTCTCGAGGCAGCCGTTTCCGGGCCCCGGCCTCGGCATCCGGATCGTGGGTGAGGTCACCGCTGACCGCCTCGCGATTCTGCAGGACGCCGACGCCATCGCTCGCGAGGAGCTGACGCGCGCGGGCCTGGACGGTGAGATCTGGCAGTGCCCTGTGGTGCTCCTCGCCGACGTGCGCTCGGTGGGTGTGCAGGGTGACGGCCGCACCTACGGCCACCCGATCGTGCTGCGCCCGGTGTCGAGCGAGGACGCGATGACGGCCGACTGGACGCGTCTTCCCTACGACGTGCTCTCGCGCATCTCGAATCGCATCACGAACGAGGTGCGGGACGTCAACCGGGTCGTCCTCGACGTGACCTCCAAGCCCCCGGGGACCATCGAGTGGGAGTGA
- a CDS encoding ATP-dependent Clp protease proteolytic subunit encodes MAEEGTLPRFGAEARRELFHQRVLVLDGPLDDDNGTLIATQLLALAAEDEASDIALWIHSPGGSVPSMLAIRDVMRLIPNDVATLALGLACSAGQFLLSAGTPGKRRALPHARILMHQGSAGIGGSTVEVEVQAGDLRHMRDTVLGLIAGDTGQPIERIFEDSLHDRWYTAPEALDYGFIDGIVTDFAQVVPRRRRPAGLSVGAAA; translated from the coding sequence ATGGCTGAAGAAGGCACCCTCCCCCGGTTCGGGGCCGAGGCGCGACGCGAGCTGTTCCATCAGCGCGTGCTCGTGCTCGACGGCCCGCTCGACGACGACAACGGCACCCTCATCGCGACGCAGCTTCTCGCGCTGGCCGCCGAGGACGAGGCATCCGACATCGCGCTCTGGATCCACTCGCCCGGCGGCTCGGTGCCGTCGATGCTCGCGATCCGCGACGTCATGCGGCTCATTCCGAACGACGTCGCCACCCTCGCGCTCGGGTTGGCCTGCAGCGCGGGTCAGTTCCTCCTGAGCGCCGGCACGCCCGGCAAGCGCCGCGCCCTGCCGCACGCGCGGATCCTCATGCATCAGGGCTCGGCCGGCATCGGCGGCTCGACGGTCGAGGTCGAGGTGCAGGCCGGCGACCTGCGGCACATGCGTGACACCGTCCTCGGGCTCATCGCCGGCGACACCGGCCAGCCGATCGAGCGGATCTTCGAGGACTCGCTCCACGACCGCTGGTACACGGCGCCGGAGGCGCTCGATTACGGCTTCATCGACGGCATCGTGACGGACTTCGCGCAGGTCGTTCCTCGCCGCCGGCGCCCCGCCG